GCCGTCACCCGCGCGCCACGCACCTCGGGGTGCTCGCGGGGCGCCGGACCGACCAGAACGGCGAGGCGCGCACGCCGCTGCCCATCCGCGCGCACGAGGTGACCGTCACGCTCAGCGGCGACCTCGCGACCACCGACGTCACGCAGACCTTCTTCAACGCGCGGAGCGACACGCTCGAGGGCGAGTGGGTGATCCGCCTGCCCCGCGGCGCGATCGTGCAGTCCTTCGCCATCGACCAGGGCAACGGCTTCCAGGAGGCGGTGGTCAACGCGATGAGCGTGGGCTCGGGCTACCAGCTCAGCTGGATGGGCAACCAGGTGCAGGGCGCGAAGCTCGCCTACGACGGCCCGGATCGGCTGCGCGCGCGTGTCTACCCGATCTCGCCTGGCGCGACGGTGCGCGTCCGCTTGCAGTACACGGAGTGGCTGGATCGGCGCGCCGACGCTCGCACCTACGTCTATCCGATGGAGGTGGAGGGCGAGCCCCCGCTCCTCGGTGAGTTCATCTTGCAGGTGAACACCTCGGGCACCGCGATCGGCGGGCTGCGCGCGGGCATGGGCGCCACCGTCGACGACGAGTGGGTCGTGCTGCGCCAGAGCGACTTCCGGCCGCGCGCGGACTTCTACCTCGACCTCTACGACGAGGAGGCGCCGCCGAACGATCAGGTGCGCGCCTACGTGGTGAGCGCGCCGGCCGAGCAGGGCGGCGGGCCCGTGGCGGAGGGGCAAGAGAGCTACGTGCTCTTCGACGTGCCGACCGAGTCGATCGTCGAGGAGGACGACGAGGGGGAGACGCCGCCCCTCGAGCTGGTGATGCTGCTCGACGTCTCGGGCGAGACGGACCCCGAGGATCTCGAGATCGCGCGGGCGGTGGTGGAGGCGGTGCTCCGGCAGGTCACGCCCTCGGACCGCGTGGCCATCCGGCTGGCCGACGTCACGGCGCACGCCCCGGACGGCGCTCCCGAAGGGCTGGTGCCGGCGACCGAGGAGAACCGCGAGGCCTTGCTCGAGAGCATCTCGCGCGTGCACCTCGGCGGCGCGACCGATCTCGGGCGGAGCCTGCGCGACGCGGGTCAGCTCGTCGCAGGCCGGCCGCGCGCGGCGGTGCTCTACCTCGGCGACGGGCTGCCCACGACGGGCGACCTCGACGCGACGGCGCTGCGCGCCACCCTCGCCACCCTCGACGCGCCCCCGCGCTTCTTCGGGCTGGCGATCGGAGACGGCGCGAACCTGGAGCTGTTGCGCCGCCTCTTCGACGGACACGCCTTCCCGGTCGAGGAGCGCACCGAGGCCGCGCGCACCATCATGGGCGTGCTCGCCGAGGCGGCCGCGCCCACCCTGCGGGGCGTCTCCATCGACCTCGGTGAGAACGTGGAGCGCGTCTACCCGCGCCCGCCGATGCTCGTGCAGAACGGCGCGCACCTGCGGCTCGTGGGGCGGCTCGTGGGGCCGATGCCCGAGCACGTGACGGTGCGCGGACACTTCGACGGCGAGCCCTTCGAGCGGCGCCTGGCGGTGATGCGCGACGCGGTGCAGGACGGCGGCGACATCCGGAAGCGCTGGGCGCAGAACCGGCTCGCGGAGCTGGTCGACGAGGACGCGGGGCGCGAGGCGATGGTGGACCTCGGCGTGCGCTTCTCGCTCGTCTCGCCGTGGACCTCGCTCGTGGTCGGCGGCGTGTACGGCGGCACCATCGCGCCGATCACCGGCTTCGATCACGACCCGCTCGCCTACGCGTGGGGCCTGGGCGGCGGCAGCCCGACGGTCACCGCGGCCGAGCTGACGAGCGACGCGGGCGGGTGGCGGCGGCGCCTCGGGCGCGCCGAGGTGGACGTGGCGACAGCGCCGGAGACCACCTGGGTCTCGCGGGTGAGCGACACCGACGAGCCGGCGCCGCGGGCTGGCGGCGGAGACGGCGGCCTGGCGCGCGCCGCGGTGCAGCGCGTGCTCGAGACCCGCGAGTCGGGGCCGCGCGGCTGCTACGAGCGGCGCTCGATCGTGCGCCCGGATCTCTCGGGCGAGATGGTGGTCGAGGTCGAGGTCGGCGCCGACGGGAGCCCGCGCGGGGTGAACATCGTGCGCGAGACGGTCGGCGACGACGACGTGCGCCGCTGCGTGGAGACGGAGATCCGCGGGCTGCCGTTCCCGTCGACCGGCGCGGGCGGCGGCACGGTGACGGTGCGACACACGCTGAGCTTCCAGATGCCCGAGCGCGAGTTCGGCTCGCGGCGCCAGTGCAGCGACGCCTCGCGGCAGGACCTCGAGGTGCGGCGCGGGCTCTGGCGCGAGCGGCTCGCGGCCAACTCGGGCGTGGGCGGCGCGATCAGCGTCTGGCGCGACGCGCAGCGGCAGTGCGAGCTGTCCAACTGGCGCGCGCGCCGAACGCTCCTGCACATGATGATCGGACAGTCCGGCGGCGTTCGAGGCCAGGTCGCGCTCTACCGCGCCTTCCGGGGCAACGCCGCGGTGGCCGACTACCTGCGGCGCGTGATCCTGCGGAACGTGCGCAGCCCGTCCGACGTGGACGCGGTGCGCGCGGGACTCGGGCTCGACGTGCCGGTCGACTGGAGCCTCTTCTCGCGGCTCTGGAAGCAGAACACCGACGCCGACTACCGGCTGCGGCTCGTGCGTCGCTGGCTGGAGGTCGCGCCCGAGGAGATGGATCTCCGCTTGCGATTGCTCAGCCTTCTGGAGCAGACGGACAACCTCGCCGAGGCGCGGCGCGTGGCCCGCGAGCTGCGCGCGGACCCGCTGGCGGACGCGCGGGTGCGCACGCAGGTGGGCGAGTTCTGGCTGCGGCAGGACGACGAGCCCGAGGCGCGACGCGTCTTCAGCGAGCTCGTCGAGCGGACCCCGCTCGATCCCTGGGCGCGGCGACGGCTCGGCGATCTCTACCGCGCGCACGGCTGGGCCGACGACGCCTACCGCGAGTACCGCACGCTCGCGCGGCTCCGGCCCGGGGACGGCGCGGTGCTGCTCTTGCTGGC
The genomic region above belongs to Sandaracinaceae bacterium and contains:
- a CDS encoding AgmX/PglI C-terminal domain-containing protein gives rise to the protein MKRASVFLALLLAACGSDHDPAPTVATAEVIRGGFTLERDGDAERVIDTARVEEGAEAATAEDGRGGLRLDSGAWILFDHDTRGAVQLASFTLREGRVWVDASSANETTIETEHGSVRASNATFAVELTSEGAAVYCGSGELTFVSEGGSDRMSQGERVLLAGSAEPQVEPADLWDDWTGGLADPGRSRHPRATHLGVLAGRRTDQNGEARTPLPIRAHEVTVTLSGDLATTDVTQTFFNARSDTLEGEWVIRLPRGAIVQSFAIDQGNGFQEAVVNAMSVGSGYQLSWMGNQVQGAKLAYDGPDRLRARVYPISPGATVRVRLQYTEWLDRRADARTYVYPMEVEGEPPLLGEFILQVNTSGTAIGGLRAGMGATVDDEWVVLRQSDFRPRADFYLDLYDEEAPPNDQVRAYVVSAPAEQGGGPVAEGQESYVLFDVPTESIVEEDDEGETPPLELVMLLDVSGETDPEDLEIARAVVEAVLRQVTPSDRVAIRLADVTAHAPDGAPEGLVPATEENREALLESISRVHLGGATDLGRSLRDAGQLVAGRPRAAVLYLGDGLPTTGDLDATALRATLATLDAPPRFFGLAIGDGANLELLRRLFDGHAFPVEERTEAARTIMGVLAEAAAPTLRGVSIDLGENVERVYPRPPMLVQNGAHLRLVGRLVGPMPEHVTVRGHFDGEPFERRLAVMRDAVQDGGDIRKRWAQNRLAELVDEDAGREAMVDLGVRFSLVSPWTSLVVGGVYGGTIAPITGFDHDPLAYAWGLGGGSPTVTAAELTSDAGGWRRRLGRAEVDVATAPETTWVSRVSDTDEPAPRAGGGDGGLARAAVQRVLETRESGPRGCYERRSIVRPDLSGEMVVEVEVGADGSPRGVNIVRETVGDDDVRRCVETEIRGLPFPSTGAGGGTVTVRHTLSFQMPEREFGSRRQCSDASRQDLEVRRGLWRERLAANSGVGGAISVWRDAQRQCELSNWRARRTLLHMMIGQSGGVRGQVALYRAFRGNAAVADYLRRVILRNVRSPSDVDAVRAGLGLDVPVDWSLFSRLWKQNTDADYRLRLVRRWLEVAPEEMDLRLRLLSLLEQTDNLAEARRVARELRADPLADARVRTQVGEFWLRQDDEPEARRVFSELVERTPLDPWARRRLGDLYRAHGWADDAYREYRTLARLRPGDGAVLLLLARAAADGGRVDEALRLEQRLSESTDPSVDEGAAGMARLWTTVRLARLELDAESDEMRRAIRRRERESGALRDPPAVFAALTWRHPDDHPEMLVRYPSTDEDVGWEAVDLGGEEFGLYASRVREREDGEYLFEIRRDDRDEIRDIEAELLVITGLGTDDEQVSRVPVTLSRETEKRRFRLEGAAVTEVPAT